A stretch of the Actinomyces faecalis genome encodes the following:
- a CDS encoding AMP-binding enzyme: MPDPLSSCAPTRVLMSAAQHEPQLAERRLELLPGGTGPAEVAALYRALAARLAMLTGPVAGSQPGLAEGAQADSGVETVEASQAAPVVGPATGPVTISQAQEPASSPLLVPVAPDEDKDALRRRLNRILRGVPPRADLLLRTSGSTRGHGSIVAMSAAALAASAQATDARLAGPGCWVLALPAHHVAGLQVLVRSALSGHAPSVVDTRQGFRPQALADGLEEALQVAGRTPVYTSLVPTQLLRCLENPRATALLARTSAVLVGGAATDPVLYRRALARGLRVVRTYGMSETGGGCVYDGRPLDGVSVRIQDPDVDSVGRIVLAGPVLAEACWEGSSVLRRRPDGGVELLTSDRGRLDGGVLTVLGRVDDVIVTGGVKVEPRVVEEAMTGLPGVAQCCVVGVADARWGAVVVAVVVPHEHTVVDPEALRQAARARLDGAHSPKRVVLVDELPERGPGKVDRRAVAVLATHLSAQAITAPTDRQTRAHGAAHGAR; the protein is encoded by the coding sequence GTGCCCGATCCGTTGTCCTCCTGCGCCCCCACCCGTGTCCTGATGTCTGCCGCCCAACACGAGCCGCAGCTAGCCGAGCGTCGCCTTGAGCTGCTGCCCGGCGGGACCGGTCCGGCAGAGGTCGCTGCCCTCTACCGGGCGTTGGCTGCTCGCCTGGCGATGTTGACAGGGCCGGTCGCGGGCTCGCAGCCGGGACTGGCGGAGGGTGCACAGGCGGACTCGGGCGTGGAGACGGTAGAGGCCTCACAGGCGGCCCCGGTGGTGGGGCCAGCGACCGGCCCGGTGACGATCTCCCAGGCCCAGGAGCCTGCGTCATCCCCCCTTCTCGTGCCGGTGGCGCCGGATGAGGACAAGGACGCCCTGCGCCGGCGCCTGAACCGCATCCTGCGAGGTGTCCCGCCGCGTGCCGACCTGCTCCTGCGTACCTCAGGATCGACCCGCGGGCACGGCAGCATCGTGGCGATGAGCGCCGCGGCGCTGGCAGCCTCAGCGCAGGCCACCGATGCGCGCCTGGCAGGCCCAGGCTGCTGGGTCCTGGCCCTGCCGGCCCACCACGTCGCCGGGCTGCAGGTACTCGTGCGATCGGCGCTGTCCGGGCACGCCCCCAGCGTGGTCGACACCCGCCAGGGCTTCCGCCCCCAGGCATTGGCGGACGGCCTGGAGGAGGCTCTCCAGGTGGCTGGACGGACACCGGTCTACACCTCGCTGGTTCCCACCCAGCTGCTGCGGTGCCTGGAGAACCCGCGTGCGACTGCCCTGCTGGCTCGCACCTCCGCGGTCCTGGTAGGAGGGGCGGCCACCGACCCTGTGCTGTACCGCCGGGCGCTGGCCCGTGGCCTCAGGGTGGTCCGCACCTACGGAATGAGCGAGACCGGAGGCGGCTGTGTCTACGACGGCAGGCCGTTGGACGGGGTGTCTGTGCGGATCCAGGACCCTGATGTCGATTCCGTGGGCCGGATCGTCCTGGCTGGTCCGGTCCTGGCTGAGGCGTGCTGGGAGGGATCATCTGTCCTGCGGCGTCGCCCTGATGGGGGTGTCGAGCTCCTGACCTCGGACCGGGGCCGTCTGGATGGTGGTGTGCTCACGGTGCTGGGGCGTGTGGACGACGTGATCGTCACCGGCGGGGTCAAGGTGGAGCCCCGGGTGGTTGAGGAGGCCATGACGGGTCTGCCGGGGGTGGCCCAGTGCTGCGTGGTCGGGGTCGCGGATGCGCGGTGGGGAGCCGTCGTCGTGGCTGTGGTGGTCCCGCACGAGCACACGGTGGTCGATCCGGAGGCGCTGCGGCAGGCTGCCCGCGCCAGGCTCGATGGCGCTCACTCGCCCAAGAGGGTTGTGCTGGTCGATGAGCTGCCTGAGCGGGGACCGGGCAAGGTGGACAGGCGCGCGGTCGCAGTGCTCGCCACACACCTGAGTGCGCAGGCGATCACGGCTCCCACGGACCGGCAGACGCGTGCCCATGGGGCGGCCCATGGTGCGCGGTAG
- a CDS encoding 1,4-dihydroxy-2-naphthoate polyprenyltransferase, protein MSAHDLPAPSTGSRPSAPAADGPRATSWAEVVRLRTLPAALAPVVLGAGAAGAGGTFSLPRTLLAAGVALSLQIGSNLANDYSDGVRGTDDDRTGPPRLTASGQVRPELVKYAAFGCFALAGLFGLVLLTLSGQWWLVAVGVAAVAAAWFYTGGSHPYGYAGLGEVFVFIFFGLVATCGTTYVQGGVVPGWLWLCACGIGLIACSLLMVNNLRDIATDPLHGKRTLAVRLGQDRARHAFSLMVGLPVLLGVVALSWAWTEEGGSASPWRGGLVLVVALVALGFAAWRVTGPVRAGAVGRALIPVLRDAGLYELAYGVVMALGLIGVTAA, encoded by the coding sequence ATGTCCGCCCACGACCTCCCCGCTCCCTCAACCGGATCGCGTCCCAGCGCGCCAGCTGCTGATGGCCCTCGCGCCACCAGCTGGGCCGAGGTGGTGCGGCTGCGTACCCTTCCTGCCGCACTGGCGCCGGTGGTGCTGGGAGCCGGTGCCGCCGGGGCCGGCGGCACCTTCTCACTGCCGCGTACGCTCCTGGCTGCGGGGGTGGCCCTGTCGCTCCAGATCGGCTCGAACCTGGCCAATGACTACTCCGACGGCGTACGCGGTACCGATGATGACCGCACCGGCCCGCCACGCCTGACCGCCTCGGGCCAGGTTCGGCCCGAGCTGGTGAAGTACGCCGCCTTCGGGTGCTTCGCCTTGGCGGGCCTGTTCGGCCTGGTCCTGCTGACGCTGTCCGGCCAGTGGTGGCTGGTGGCAGTGGGGGTGGCTGCGGTGGCCGCGGCCTGGTTCTACACCGGCGGCTCCCATCCTTACGGATACGCAGGGCTGGGAGAGGTCTTTGTCTTCATCTTCTTTGGCTTGGTGGCTACCTGCGGTACCACCTACGTCCAGGGCGGTGTGGTGCCCGGCTGGCTGTGGCTGTGTGCCTGCGGCATCGGTCTCATCGCGTGCTCGCTGCTCATGGTCAACAACCTGCGCGACATCGCCACGGACCCGCTCCACGGCAAGCGAACCCTGGCGGTGCGTCTGGGGCAGGACCGTGCGCGCCACGCCTTCAGCCTCATGGTGGGGCTGCCGGTCCTGCTTGGCGTGGTGGCGCTCAGCTGGGCCTGGACAGAGGAGGGTGGCAGTGCCTCCCCCTGGCGTGGTGGCCTCGTGCTGGTGGTTGCTCTGGTGGCCCTGGGATTTGCCGCATGGCGGGTGACGGGGCCCGTGCGTGCCGGAGCCGTGGGGCGTGCTCTGATTCCTGTCCTGCGTGACGCCGGCCTGTATGAGCTGGCCTACGGCGTCGTCATGGCGCTAGGGCTGATCGGGGTGACGGCCGCCTGA
- a CDS encoding YagU family protein: MPTWITTLLGSTEPSRRRIGVATLVGLIGGVFSAIVKFGWEVPFPPRTPGPRSDTNPPQAMLEWFGMSPETSHTMVTFSNNPLPIYSFVVHFSFAIVFGLIYCIAAEYFPRVKMWQGAVFGVAVYVFAHVVFMPIMGWAPNPFPWIEGAQTWSEHFSELFGHIVWLWSIEIVRRDLRNRITHEPDAEVPLVETTR; this comes from the coding sequence GATTGGCGTCGCCACCTTGGTCGGCCTCATCGGCGGCGTCTTCTCCGCCATCGTCAAGTTCGGCTGGGAGGTCCCCTTCCCACCCCGCACCCCGGGGCCCCGCTCGGACACCAACCCTCCTCAGGCCATGCTGGAGTGGTTTGGCATGAGCCCGGAGACCTCGCACACGATGGTGACCTTCTCCAACAACCCCCTGCCGATCTACTCCTTCGTCGTCCACTTCAGCTTCGCGATCGTCTTCGGCCTCATCTACTGCATCGCCGCCGAGTACTTCCCGCGGGTCAAGATGTGGCAGGGCGCGGTCTTCGGCGTGGCCGTCTACGTCTTCGCCCACGTCGTCTTCATGCCGATCATGGGCTGGGCGCCCAACCCCTTCCCCTGGATCGAGGGCGCACAGACCTGGTCCGAGCACTTCTCTGAGCTCTTCGGGCACATCGTGTGGCTCTGGTCGATCGAGATCGTGCGCCGCGACCTGCGCAACCGCATCACCCATGAGCCCGACGCCGAGGTCCCGCTGGTGGAGACGACCCGCTGA